Proteins from a single region of Streptococcus oralis:
- a CDS encoding ABC transporter ATP-binding protein: MENKKVSVWKQCKPYMAGLQLPILIAVVAAVISSIITVYGPTKIKEITNLISDGLATEIDLVVVSNIASFLVILYVFGAILNYTQAYIFSTSIQHFSKRLRTAIAEKINRLPLGYFDRHSQGDTLSRVTNDVDTAAQSLNQSLGTVLSASFLLIAVLVTMFGMNWILALVTVVSTLVGFAAVSVIMAKSQGYFEAQQNNLAAVNGYVEEMYSGHNVVTSYNAVDTSKARFAGLNQDLHDSIWKSQFISGIMMPAMFFVGNFSYVLVIIVGAALALEGHISIGIIVAFMVYVRTFSQPLSQIAQGITSLQQASAAMTRVLEFLAEAEMQDESHKERQLAHMKGEVVFDHVSFGYTPERTIIHDFSATAHAGQKVAIVGPTGAGKTTIVNLLMKFYELDKGSIRIDGVDTKDMKRSEVHDAFSMVLQDTWLFEGTIRENLIYNQTDISDERMMEASKAVGIHHFIMTLPDGYDTVLDDTVTLSVGQKQLLTIARALLKDAPLLILDEATSSVDTRTEELIQKAMDRLMEGRTSFVIAHRLSTIRNADLILVMKDGNIIEQGNHEELMAQGGFYADLYNSQFTEDEAEE; the protein is encoded by the coding sequence ATGGAAAATAAAAAAGTGTCGGTCTGGAAACAGTGCAAACCTTATATGGCAGGCCTCCAACTCCCTATCCTAATAGCAGTTGTGGCTGCAGTCATTTCAAGTATCATTACCGTTTATGGTCCAACTAAGATTAAAGAAATTACTAACTTGATTTCAGATGGTTTGGCTACAGAAATCGACTTGGTAGTTGTGTCAAACATTGCTAGCTTTTTAGTGATTCTCTATGTATTTGGCGCCATTCTTAACTATACACAGGCCTATATCTTTTCAACGAGTATCCAACATTTTTCAAAACGCTTGCGGACGGCTATCGCTGAAAAGATTAATCGTTTGCCACTTGGCTATTTTGACCGTCATTCACAAGGAGATACCCTTTCGCGCGTGACCAATGATGTGGATACGGCAGCGCAATCTCTCAACCAAAGTTTAGGGACAGTTCTTTCAGCTAGTTTCTTGTTGATTGCTGTCTTGGTGACCATGTTTGGGATGAACTGGATTTTGGCTCTCGTAACAGTGGTCTCTACGCTTGTTGGTTTTGCAGCGGTTTCCGTAATCATGGCCAAGTCACAAGGATACTTTGAGGCCCAACAAAATAATCTGGCAGCCGTCAATGGTTATGTGGAAGAGATGTACTCTGGACACAATGTTGTGACCAGCTACAACGCAGTAGACACCTCCAAAGCGAGATTCGCAGGTTTAAACCAAGACTTGCATGATAGTATCTGGAAATCTCAGTTTATCTCTGGTATCATGATGCCAGCCATGTTCTTTGTTGGGAACTTTAGTTATGTCTTAGTCATCATCGTTGGGGCCGCGCTGGCGTTAGAAGGACATATCAGTATCGGGATTATCGTCGCCTTTATGGTTTACGTACGGACCTTCTCACAACCTCTGTCACAGATTGCCCAAGGTATTACGAGTTTGCAACAAGCAAGCGCAGCCATGACTCGTGTATTAGAATTTCTAGCTGAAGCAGAGATGCAGGATGAATCTCATAAGGAAAGACAATTGGCCCATATGAAAGGGGAAGTAGTCTTTGATCACGTGTCCTTTGGCTATACACCAGAGCGCACCATCATCCATGACTTTTCTGCGACAGCTCATGCAGGTCAGAAAGTCGCGATTGTTGGACCGACTGGGGCTGGGAAGACAACCATTGTCAATCTTTTGATGAAGTTCTATGAGCTAGATAAGGGAAGTATCCGCATAGATGGTGTGGATACCAAGGATATGAAGCGCTCAGAAGTACATGATGCCTTTTCAATGGTTTTGCAGGACACTTGGCTCTTTGAAGGAACGATTCGAGAGAACCTGATCTATAATCAGACAGACATCAGTGATGAACGAATGATGGAAGCCAGCAAGGCTGTGGGAATCCACCACTTTATCATGACTTTGCCAGATGGCTACGATACTGTTTTGGATGACACCGTGACCTTGTCTGTTGGACAGAAACAGCTCTTGACCATTGCTCGTGCTTTGCTGAAAGATGCACCGCTCTTGATTTTGGATGAAGCAACATCCTCAGTCGACACACGTACAGAGGAGTTGATTCAAAAAGCCATGGACCGTTTGATGGAGGGTAGAACTTCCTTTGTCATCGCCCACCGCTTGTCAACTATC
- a CDS encoding ABC transporter ATP-binding protein, translating into MKKLAKRITGKEWGMILLTILFTCFSVYLELEVPTYISQITELLGTSGTQLGELWSPAAKMIGLSLLAFFSSVMVGFFAARVAASYTTHLRRDVFHQVLDFSQTEIKRFSIPSLLTRTTNDITQVQMLFTMGLQVVTRGPIMAIWAIGKILGKSEYWLWAVVVAVIVNVLMTTVLMTLAFPKQSVIQKLTDKLNSITRESLTGIRVVRAYNAEDYQDKKFEAANDEVTRLNLFVNRLMAIMNPIMMAISSGLSLAIYWIGAYIINDASVTERLPLFSDMVVFMSYAMQVVMGFLLMGALFIVLPRTLVSAGRINQVLDLHSSIENPSHAQTADPSVQGQVEFRDVTFRYSKNSEAVVEHVTFKAEAGQTVAFIGSTGSGKSTLVNLLPRFYDVSDGQILVDGVNVQDYDLEDLRNKVGYIPQKAVLFSGDVKGNLDFGKSKETPLSEAAMWQALELAQSKAFIEDKEAGLASEVAQGGTNFSGGQRQRLAIARALARKPEILIFDDSFSALDYKTDRVLRQELAEKTKSMTKLIVAQRISTIMDADLILVLDQGKVVGQGTHKELLATNEVYQEIAYSQLSKEELEHGK; encoded by the coding sequence ATGAAGAAACTCGCTAAACGTATTACAGGAAAAGAGTGGGGGATGATTCTCCTTACGATTCTGTTCACTTGTTTCTCGGTCTATCTCGAGTTAGAGGTGCCGACTTATATTTCGCAAATTACAGAATTACTGGGAACGTCTGGAACGCAGTTGGGTGAACTCTGGTCACCAGCTGCGAAGATGATTGGTTTGTCTTTATTGGCTTTCTTTTCATCTGTTATGGTTGGTTTCTTTGCTGCTCGCGTTGCAGCATCTTATACAACCCATCTACGTAGAGATGTTTTTCATCAGGTTTTGGATTTTTCACAGACAGAAATCAAGCGCTTTTCAATCCCAAGTCTTTTGACTCGGACGACCAATGATATTACCCAGGTACAGATGCTCTTTACCATGGGCTTGCAAGTGGTTACTCGTGGGCCGATTATGGCTATCTGGGCCATTGGGAAAATCCTTGGGAAATCGGAATATTGGCTCTGGGCGGTCGTTGTGGCTGTTATTGTCAATGTCTTGATGACCACTGTTCTCATGACTCTGGCCTTTCCAAAACAATCGGTCATCCAAAAATTGACAGATAAACTCAATAGTATCACTCGTGAAAGTTTGACTGGGATTCGAGTTGTACGCGCATACAATGCCGAGGATTACCAAGATAAGAAATTTGAAGCAGCCAACGATGAGGTAACACGTCTCAATCTCTTTGTCAATCGTTTGATGGCCATTATGAATCCCATTATGATGGCGATTTCTAGTGGCTTGAGTCTAGCCATTTACTGGATCGGTGCCTATATCATCAACGACGCAAGTGTGACAGAACGTCTACCACTCTTTAGTGATATGGTGGTCTTCATGTCCTATGCTATGCAGGTCGTGATGGGCTTCCTTCTCATGGGAGCACTTTTTATCGTTCTTCCTCGTACCTTGGTTTCGGCAGGACGTATCAATCAAGTATTGGATCTGCATTCTTCTATTGAAAATCCTAGTCACGCTCAGACAGCGGATCCTTCAGTTCAAGGACAAGTGGAATTCCGTGATGTGACTTTCCGTTACTCTAAAAACTCAGAAGCAGTCGTGGAACATGTCACTTTCAAAGCAGAAGCGGGTCAAACCGTAGCCTTCATCGGATCGACTGGATCAGGTAAGTCTACGCTTGTCAACCTCTTGCCACGTTTTTACGACGTTTCAGATGGACAAATCCTAGTGGATGGTGTCAATGTGCAAGATTATGACTTGGAAGATTTGCGCAATAAGGTCGGCTATATTCCACAAAAAGCTGTACTCTTTTCCGGAGATGTCAAGGGGAACTTGGACTTTGGTAAGAGCAAAGAAACTCCTCTAAGCGAAGCTGCTATGTGGCAAGCCCTTGAATTGGCCCAGTCTAAAGCATTTATCGAGGACAAGGAAGCAGGTCTTGCATCAGAAGTAGCCCAAGGTGGAACCAACTTCTCAGGAGGACAAAGACAGCGTCTGGCCATTGCGCGTGCCTTGGCTCGTAAACCAGAGATTCTCATCTTTGATGATTCCTTCTCAGCCTTGGACTACAAGACAGATCGTGTCCTACGCCAAGAGCTAGCCGAGAAAACAAAATCCATGACCAAGCTCATCGTAGCGCAGCGCATTTCTACCATTATGGATGCAGACCTGATCTTAGTATTGGATCAAGGAAAAGTCGTGGGACAAGGCACCCACAAGGAACTTCTAGCTACCAACGAAGTCTACCAAGAAATTGCCTACTCACAACTATCGAAGGAGGAATTGGAACATGGAAAATAA